One part of the Salinivirga cyanobacteriivorans genome encodes these proteins:
- a CDS encoding M13 family metallopeptidase: MKKIMIFALVLLITSITTSCDMNNNGEEKPIKKEDMDLTASPVEDFNQYANGGWMKSHPIPADKSRHGAFTELADKNEKKLKAIVEEMSGANAEPGSVERKIEDMFATGMDTAAIEKAGAEPLKPYIEQIESIASVEDMQALLAEYKTQGMGFLFGFYGSPDKINSDFQIPQLSQSGLGLPDRSYYFDKGEDAENIREKYLNHVQTMLELAGADSDEASKAAEKIMDIETRLAKASLTREQLRDVKLTYNKMPLSEVDALMDNFDWKTYFKSVGLAEPGEINVGMPDFFEELDNMLAEVDIKDWQWYLKWHMIDKNASFLSKDFVNQNFAFYGKTLSGQEQIRPRWKRVLNATNGVLSEAIGKVYVNKYFPPEAKERMEKLVGNLKLALAERIKVLPWMGDSTKTLALEKLNTIKVKVGYPDKWKDYSTLDIKDDNYLANIMRARKWNYKDMLSKINKPVDKSEWFMPPQMVNAYYNPAYNEIVFPAGILQPPFFYQNGDDAVNYGAIGMVIGHEMTHGFDDKGRLYDKNGNMTDWWTKDDAERFNERSQKLVEQYNNVNIIDTIMANGELSLGENIADLGGLNISLTALKNTEQYKNGKEIDGFTPLQRFFLAYAHVWAQNIRDKEKVRLTKVDVHSLGRNRVNEPLRNMPEFHKAFGAKQGDYMFLSEEQRAYIW, encoded by the coding sequence ATGAAAAAAATCATGATTTTTGCCCTTGTTTTATTAATCACCAGTATAACTACATCATGTGATATGAACAACAACGGCGAAGAAAAACCCATTAAAAAAGAAGATATGGACCTGACCGCAAGTCCGGTAGAAGATTTTAATCAATATGCCAATGGCGGATGGATGAAGTCGCATCCAATACCTGCAGATAAATCTCGTCATGGTGCTTTTACAGAGTTAGCCGACAAAAACGAGAAAAAACTCAAGGCTATCGTGGAAGAAATGTCTGGGGCAAATGCAGAGCCGGGTTCTGTGGAACGTAAAATTGAAGATATGTTCGCTACCGGTATGGATACTGCAGCCATTGAAAAGGCCGGAGCTGAACCACTCAAACCCTATATTGAACAAATAGAATCGATTGCTTCAGTTGAAGATATGCAAGCACTACTGGCCGAATATAAGACCCAGGGCATGGGCTTCTTATTTGGTTTTTATGGTTCTCCGGACAAGATCAACTCTGATTTCCAGATACCACAGTTGTCGCAAAGCGGACTTGGATTGCCTGATAGAAGTTACTATTTCGATAAAGGAGAAGATGCTGAAAATATTCGTGAAAAGTATCTAAACCATGTTCAAACAATGCTGGAACTTGCAGGAGCCGATTCTGATGAGGCCAGCAAGGCAGCTGAAAAAATTATGGACATTGAAACTCGTTTGGCAAAAGCTTCGCTTACCAGGGAACAACTTAGAGATGTAAAACTTACATACAATAAAATGCCACTCAGCGAGGTTGATGCCTTGATGGATAACTTCGATTGGAAAACCTACTTCAAAAGTGTGGGACTAGCCGAACCCGGAGAAATTAATGTTGGTATGCCAGACTTTTTTGAGGAGCTGGATAACATGTTGGCTGAAGTAGATATTAAGGATTGGCAATGGTACCTTAAATGGCACATGATCGACAAAAATGCATCATTTTTAAGCAAAGATTTTGTAAATCAGAATTTTGCCTTTTATGGTAAAACCCTGAGTGGCCAAGAGCAAATCAGACCACGATGGAAACGAGTGCTGAACGCTACAAATGGCGTGCTTAGTGAAGCAATTGGAAAAGTTTATGTCAATAAATATTTTCCGCCAGAGGCTAAAGAACGCATGGAGAAACTTGTAGGAAATTTAAAACTTGCCCTCGCTGAGCGTATTAAAGTACTTCCCTGGATGGGAGATAGCACGAAAACACTGGCCCTTGAAAAACTAAATACCATAAAGGTAAAGGTGGGCTACCCTGACAAATGGAAAGATTACAGTACACTGGACATCAAAGACGATAATTATTTGGCAAACATCATGAGGGCTCGCAAATGGAACTACAAAGATATGCTGAGCAAAATTAATAAGCCAGTAGATAAGTCTGAATGGTTTATGCCACCACAAATGGTTAATGCATATTATAACCCGGCTTATAACGAAATAGTATTTCCTGCAGGAATTCTGCAGCCTCCGTTTTTCTACCAAAATGGCGATGATGCCGTGAATTATGGCGCTATAGGTATGGTAATCGGACACGAAATGACCCATGGTTTCGATGATAAAGGGCGCCTTTATGATAAAAATGGTAATATGACAGATTGGTGGACCAAAGATGATGCTGAACGTTTTAATGAAAGATCACAAAAATTGGTTGAGCAATATAATAATGTGAATATTATTGATACCATAATGGCCAACGGCGAACTCTCTCTGGGAGAGAATATCGCCGATTTAGGTGGGCTAAATATATCCTTAACCGCTTTGAAAAACACAGAGCAATATAAGAATGGCAAGGAAATTGACGGGTTTACTCCATTACAACGATTTTTCCTTGCCTATGCGCATGTATGGGCACAAAATATCCGCGATAAGGAGAAGGTAAGGCTCACCAAAGTGGATGTTCATTCTCTCGGTAGAAACCGGGTAAATGAACCACTTCGCAATATGCCGGAGTTCCACAAAGCCTTTGGCGCCAAACAAGGTGATTATATGTTCCTCTCTGAGGAGCAAAGAGCTTATATTTGGTAA
- the alr gene encoding alanine racemase, with protein sequence MSANLRTWIEIDKKAYLHNLEFLKSIFKDTDISSVVKGNAYGHGIEQIVPLAQNAGINYFSVFSLEEACRVHSVKNKDAHLMIMGYIPNDSYEWVIEHDISFFIYEPGDLNKAILAAKKVKKKANIHLELETGMNRTGLDDLNLNKAIKIIKENKNHVNIKGVCTHLAGAESIANHVRIKRQIINYNRQLNQIKKQGCEPEKLHMACSAAAISYPRTRKDLIRTGILQYGFWPSFETRIAFMQKYKHTIDPLRRVLSWKSRVMHIKTVEPGEFISYGTAFFASEKKKIAVVPVGYADGFNRSLSNNGRVLIHGKIASVIGLVNMNMLIADITHINNVKPGDEVVLIGKQKNNIIRVSSFSEFTQQVNYELLTRLPGSIPRIIKN encoded by the coding sequence ATGTCAGCCAATTTGCGCACCTGGATCGAAATAGATAAAAAAGCCTATTTACATAACCTGGAGTTTTTGAAAAGTATATTCAAAGACACAGATATTTCGTCAGTCGTAAAAGGTAATGCTTATGGTCATGGCATAGAACAAATCGTTCCACTAGCACAAAACGCAGGCATTAATTACTTTTCGGTGTTTTCACTGGAGGAGGCCTGCAGGGTACATAGCGTAAAAAACAAAGATGCACATTTAATGATTATGGGCTACATCCCCAACGACTCCTACGAGTGGGTTATAGAACATGACATTAGTTTTTTCATTTACGAACCGGGAGACCTGAACAAAGCAATTCTTGCTGCAAAAAAAGTAAAGAAGAAGGCTAACATACACCTGGAACTGGAAACAGGCATGAACCGTACCGGTTTAGATGATTTGAACCTTAATAAGGCCATTAAAATCATTAAAGAAAATAAAAATCATGTCAACATAAAGGGAGTATGCACTCACCTGGCTGGTGCCGAAAGCATTGCCAACCACGTAAGAATTAAAAGACAAATCATTAACTATAACAGGCAGCTTAACCAAATAAAAAAACAGGGTTGCGAACCGGAAAAACTACATATGGCCTGCTCAGCAGCTGCTATCTCATACCCCAGAACAAGAAAAGATTTAATTCGTACGGGAATTCTCCAATATGGTTTTTGGCCAAGCTTTGAAACACGAATTGCCTTCATGCAAAAATATAAACATACAATTGACCCACTCAGACGGGTCTTAAGCTGGAAAAGCCGCGTAATGCACATCAAAACCGTTGAGCCCGGAGAATTTATAAGCTATGGCACAGCATTTTTTGCCAGTGAGAAAAAGAAAATAGCGGTAGTACCTGTTGGTTATGCAGATGGTTTTAATCGTTCGTTAAGCAATAATGGGCGGGTACTGATTCATGGAAAAATCGCATCAGTAATCGGACTGGTTAACATGAACATGCTTATAGCCGACATTACGCATATTAATAATGTAAAACCCGGCGACGAAGTGGTTCTTATTGGTAAACAGAAAAACAACATCATCAGAGTTTCTTCTTTTAGTGAGTTTACACAGCAGGTAAATTACGAACTGCTCACAAGATTACCCGGAAGTATACCTCGAATTATCAAAAACTAA
- a CDS encoding winged helix-turn-helix transcriptional regulator, with protein sequence MNELLQDKTNQKILELLEQNNDMTLGGIVKNLGISAERGLQHMISLKRQGLVKVEDHSRYALNL encoded by the coding sequence ATGAATGAACTATTGCAAGACAAAACAAATCAAAAAATTCTTGAATTACTGGAACAAAACAACGACATGACTCTCGGAGGCATTGTTAAGAACCTTGGCATTTCTGCAGAACGGGGACTTCAGCACATGATTAGCCTTAAGCGTCAGGGACTTGTAAAAGTAGAAGATCACTCAAGATATGCACTCAACCTTTAG
- a CDS encoding glycosyltransferase, translating into MDWINLGAWIVIGFAVIRLLVSLLNLIFKRELTNMRVEGEPLVDILIPARNEAYNLPSILKDLEQQSYRGFRITVYDDNSSDGTGAYLDKVKKNNPALSVIKGIDVPDGWSGKNHACYQLAKNVKSSIIIYLDADVRVSRDFVQKVVAHFHENELHLLSFFPVQVTKTFGERLIVPLINWILLSLLPLNLVRASSRPALSAANGQCMVFDADNYRHHQWHKQVRIDPVEDIAIMRKMKEAGFKVETLPGHNEISCRMYHSFSESLNGVARSAPAFFGNNWLLATFFVVLIVPGPLLVFLSGDLFLIYFFILTVLLMRVLVSIVSKQAVLLNVILHVPQMLMLPVVVFKGLYNRFRRRYHWKGRAFKL; encoded by the coding sequence ATGGACTGGATAAATTTAGGAGCCTGGATCGTTATTGGATTTGCCGTAATCCGCTTGTTGGTATCTCTGTTGAACTTAATTTTTAAAAGGGAGTTGACAAATATGCGGGTAGAAGGTGAGCCATTGGTTGATATTTTGATTCCTGCCAGAAATGAAGCGTATAATTTACCCAGCATACTAAAAGATCTCGAACAGCAATCTTACAGGGGATTTCGCATTACTGTGTATGATGATAATTCATCTGATGGCACAGGAGCTTACCTGGATAAAGTAAAAAAGAATAACCCGGCTCTTAGTGTAATAAAAGGGATTGATGTGCCTGATGGTTGGAGTGGAAAAAATCATGCATGCTACCAATTAGCTAAAAATGTGAAAAGCTCAATTATTATCTATCTTGATGCCGATGTGCGTGTTAGTAGAGATTTCGTGCAAAAAGTTGTGGCGCATTTTCATGAAAATGAACTTCATCTTTTATCGTTTTTTCCGGTACAGGTAACCAAAACTTTTGGTGAACGGTTAATTGTTCCTTTAATTAATTGGATATTGCTCAGTTTGTTGCCATTAAACTTGGTTAGAGCTTCTTCCCGGCCGGCCCTCTCCGCAGCCAATGGGCAATGTATGGTATTTGATGCTGATAATTATAGGCATCATCAGTGGCACAAGCAGGTTCGTATCGATCCTGTTGAGGATATTGCCATAATGCGCAAAATGAAAGAAGCAGGTTTCAAAGTGGAAACCTTACCTGGTCACAATGAAATTAGTTGTCGCATGTATCACAGCTTCAGTGAATCATTAAATGGTGTAGCCAGAAGCGCGCCTGCTTTTTTTGGAAACAATTGGCTCCTGGCAACTTTTTTTGTGGTCTTAATTGTACCGGGTCCACTTCTCGTATTCCTGAGTGGAGATTTATTTTTAATATACTTTTTTATATTAACAGTTCTGTTAATGAGGGTGCTTGTGTCAATAGTTAGCAAACAGGCAGTACTCCTAAATGTAATACTCCATGTTCCGCAAATGTTAATGCTTCCAGTAGTTGTATTCAAAGGTTTGTACAACCGCTTCAGACGAAGGTACCATTGGAAAGGCCGCGCATTTAAATTGTAA
- a CDS encoding 1-acyl-sn-glycerol-3-phosphate acyltransferase yields the protein MIKARHLAFYRWFYGVYSRIAISRAFNQVNVFIPEIDADKPLLVIANHHSWWDGFWVLNLNRRYWKKRFHVMMMLEQLRRHPTFRYVGAYSVQKGNRSVMESLEYTSSILGESKNMVLLYPQGIIQSQHVDYIKFQKGINKIINNSNGISVLMLVTLTDYFSHRRPGLWVYGELFNEEGDIELAYNDFYMHIKKQQRKWTG from the coding sequence ATGATAAAAGCCCGTCATCTGGCTTTTTATCGTTGGTTCTACGGTGTTTATTCCCGTATTGCCATTAGCAGGGCTTTTAACCAGGTTAATGTCTTTATACCCGAAATTGATGCCGATAAACCATTATTAGTAATAGCCAACCATCACTCCTGGTGGGATGGTTTTTGGGTGCTGAATTTAAACAGACGCTACTGGAAAAAACGTTTTCATGTGATGATGATGCTTGAACAATTGCGAAGGCATCCTACTTTCAGATATGTTGGGGCATACTCAGTTCAAAAGGGAAACAGAAGTGTAATGGAGTCTTTGGAATATACTTCTTCGATATTAGGAGAAAGTAAAAACATGGTTTTATTGTATCCGCAGGGAATAATTCAATCTCAGCATGTTGATTACATAAAATTCCAAAAAGGGATTAATAAGATTATAAATAATTCTAATGGTATTTCTGTGCTCATGTTAGTTACCCTTACAGATTATTTTTCTCACAGAAGACCGGGCCTGTGGGTCTATGGTGAATTATTCAATGAAGAAGGTGATATAGAGCTGGCTTATAATGATTTTTATATGCATATTAAAAAACAACAACGAAAATGGACTGGATAA
- a CDS encoding carotenoid biosynthesis protein codes for MKKLLKNITVTNARLIRTVISVYIIGVLGFLIPYTRDFFVDLTVLNLLFSLVVLFLAVWKDLNWRHIFIFVLVYVLGYGIEVVGVNTGWPFGNYAYGDVLGVKVFETPLFIGVNWLLLVLATNLIARQRIENKWLVPVAAATMMLIFDIALEPFAIYTGMWTWEAIIVPFNNYVAWWIIAFVMHVLFVPLKFTRGYTVAAAVFLAQIIFFIIVNLKNYLI; via the coding sequence ATGAAAAAGTTATTGAAAAATATCACTGTGACTAATGCCAGGCTAATACGCACAGTTATTTCGGTTTATATTATTGGTGTTTTGGGATTTTTGATTCCTTATACCCGTGACTTTTTTGTTGACCTTACAGTACTAAATCTTCTTTTTAGTTTAGTTGTGTTGTTTTTAGCTGTATGGAAAGACTTAAACTGGCGGCATATATTCATATTTGTTTTAGTGTATGTTTTGGGATATGGAATTGAAGTTGTTGGTGTGAATACAGGCTGGCCTTTTGGTAATTACGCTTATGGAGACGTGCTTGGAGTAAAGGTTTTCGAAACACCACTGTTTATAGGTGTTAATTGGCTTTTACTCGTACTGGCAACTAATTTAATCGCCCGGCAAAGAATCGAGAATAAGTGGCTGGTACCGGTGGCTGCTGCTACCATGATGCTTATTTTTGATATTGCTCTTGAGCCATTTGCGATCTATACTGGTATGTGGACCTGGGAAGCTATAATTGTGCCTTTCAATAACTATGTAGCATGGTGGATAATTGCTTTTGTAATGCATGTGCTTTTTGTGCCTTTAAAATTTACAAGAGGCTACACTGTTGCTGCTGCTGTTTTTTTAGCTCAAATTATATTTTTTATCATCGTTAATCTTAAAAACTATCTGATATGA
- the crtD gene encoding 1-hydroxycarotenoid 3,4-desaturase CrtD yields the protein MKEKIAIVGSGIGGIAAAIRLAAQGHDVTVFEQADKPGGKLNELKQDGFRFDTGPSLFTLPGLVEELFSIGKSSAQTNFKYHKLENVCKYHYEDGTVLNAWADPHRFASEACEKVGEPAWRVHNYLNKVKEMYNLSAGLFIFRPFARWETFRSEAGKKVAKKFHKLDMLLSMHQRNKRSFKSKHLVKLFDRYGTYNGSNPYRAPATLNMIAHLEHSEGAYFPDKGMYDIITQLVNHARELGVVFNFNSRVEEVLFQNNKVRGGRVNGSRFFADRVVSDMDVTGFYKHLMPARKIPLRVRLMEKSSSAVIFYWGINHTFPGLELHNIFFAENYKEEFRYLFRKKQLYYDPTVYVFISNKVTGTDAPAGMENWFVMINAPVNQGQYTKEMMAELRTNIINKLSRMLDVDVNKHIVSESIGTPVTIEENTSSAGGAIYGSSSNSRFSAFMRHPNRVKRFGGLHFVGGSVHPGGGIPLCIASAGIVSNDIENENQKSKK from the coding sequence ATGAAGGAAAAAATAGCCATAGTAGGTTCCGGAATAGGAGGAATAGCTGCTGCTATCAGATTGGCTGCACAAGGACACGATGTAACAGTATTTGAGCAAGCCGATAAGCCCGGCGGGAAATTAAATGAACTGAAGCAGGATGGTTTCAGGTTCGATACAGGACCATCTTTATTCACACTTCCGGGACTTGTTGAAGAGCTATTTTCCATTGGTAAATCATCGGCTCAAACTAACTTTAAGTATCATAAGCTAGAAAATGTTTGTAAATATCATTATGAGGATGGAACCGTATTAAATGCCTGGGCCGACCCGCATCGATTTGCATCCGAAGCTTGTGAAAAAGTTGGAGAACCTGCTTGGCGCGTGCATAACTATCTTAATAAAGTGAAAGAGATGTACAATCTTTCTGCTGGGCTGTTTATTTTCAGACCATTTGCCAGATGGGAGACATTCAGGTCTGAAGCAGGTAAAAAAGTAGCTAAAAAGTTCCATAAATTAGATATGTTGCTTTCTATGCACCAGCGTAATAAACGCAGCTTTAAGAGTAAGCATTTGGTGAAGCTCTTTGACCGCTATGGTACCTATAATGGGTCTAATCCCTACAGGGCACCTGCTACTCTGAATATGATTGCCCATCTTGAGCATAGCGAGGGAGCCTATTTTCCTGATAAGGGTATGTATGATATTATTACACAACTTGTGAATCATGCTCGCGAATTGGGAGTTGTCTTCAACTTTAATTCGAGGGTAGAAGAGGTGTTGTTTCAGAATAACAAGGTTAGAGGGGGTAGAGTAAATGGTAGTCGTTTTTTTGCAGACAGGGTCGTCAGTGATATGGATGTTACTGGTTTTTATAAGCACCTGATGCCAGCAAGGAAAATCCCTCTGCGCGTTAGATTAATGGAAAAATCAAGTTCAGCGGTTATTTTTTATTGGGGTATTAACCATACTTTCCCTGGCCTGGAGCTGCACAATATCTTTTTTGCAGAAAATTATAAAGAAGAGTTCAGGTATCTTTTTCGTAAAAAGCAGCTTTATTATGATCCAACTGTGTATGTTTTTATAAGCAATAAGGTTACCGGAACAGATGCACCTGCTGGAATGGAAAATTGGTTTGTGATGATTAACGCACCAGTAAACCAGGGACAGTACACTAAAGAAATGATGGCTGAATTGCGAACAAATATCATAAACAAGTTAAGCAGAATGCTTGATGTAGATGTCAATAAACACATAGTGAGCGAGTCTATAGGAACACCGGTTACAATTGAAGAAAATACCTCGTCTGCCGGGGGTGCTATTTACGGAAGTAGTTCCAATAGTCGATTCTCAGCTTTTATGCGTCATCCCAACAGGGTTAAACGGTTCGGGGGATTGCATTTTGTGGGAGGAAGTGTGCATCCCGGAGGAGGAATTCCATTGTGCATTGCTTCAGCGGGAATTGTAAGTAATGATATTGAAAATGAAAACCAAAAGTCGAAAAAATGA
- a CDS encoding phytoene desaturase family protein produces the protein MPNALIIGTGLGGLTAALRLSRRGYKVHMVEQYHQAGGRLNQLKKDGFTFDMAPSFFSMSYEFTEFINDAEIPMPFEFIELDPLYSVNFRDSGETYRIYKNLDKLANEFKAVEPDFRENIDKYLNSAGKFFHDSSDLVIKRNFRNIAEYILTLARVPWGHAPKMLRSFWSEVSKYFTSREVKETLSLVAFFLGATPFDTPAVYSLLSYTELVHDGYHNVKGGMYKIVEGLIKEMEKQDIDITFHTSIKSFEAQGDKVTAFIDQNDKKWEADIFVVNADAAVFRNKIMNKKSFSTQKLDKQKWTLAPFTMYLGIDKKLPELEHHAYFLGDNFKEYASKIFKNSISLDKPYYYVTNVSKYNEECAPEGQEAVFILCPVPDLRYKPDWSDQEELADNIITDLGNRINTDIKNHIVSKTIYAPPFWEKTFGLHRGSGLGLAHDLNQIGAFRPSNADEDYDNVYYVGSSTVPGTGLPMAVISSKLVVERIEKDYGPVHKKRTAV, from the coding sequence ATGCCAAATGCATTAATAATAGGAACAGGACTTGGAGGCTTAACAGCCGCACTCAGACTCTCCAGAAGAGGATACAAGGTCCATATGGTTGAGCAATATCACCAGGCAGGTGGAAGGCTAAACCAGCTTAAAAAAGATGGCTTTACTTTTGATATGGCTCCGTCCTTTTTCAGCATGAGTTATGAGTTTACCGAGTTTATCAACGATGCCGAAATCCCAATGCCATTCGAATTTATTGAGCTGGATCCGCTTTATTCCGTAAATTTTCGCGACTCAGGTGAAACTTACAGAATTTACAAAAACCTCGACAAACTTGCCAATGAATTTAAAGCCGTAGAGCCTGATTTCAGGGAAAATATTGATAAATACCTCAATTCAGCAGGTAAATTTTTTCACGATAGCTCTGATCTGGTTATTAAGCGGAATTTCAGGAATATTGCTGAATATATTCTCACATTAGCAAGAGTTCCATGGGGCCATGCGCCCAAAATGCTACGTTCGTTCTGGAGCGAGGTTAGCAAATACTTTACTTCCAGAGAGGTTAAAGAAACCCTTTCATTGGTGGCATTTTTTCTGGGAGCCACACCATTCGACACGCCAGCTGTTTATTCCCTTCTATCCTACACAGAATTAGTGCATGATGGCTACCATAATGTTAAGGGTGGAATGTACAAAATTGTAGAAGGCCTGATAAAGGAGATGGAAAAACAGGATATCGATATTACTTTTCATACCTCTATTAAAAGCTTTGAAGCTCAAGGCGATAAAGTGACTGCATTTATTGACCAAAACGATAAAAAATGGGAAGCTGACATTTTTGTTGTTAATGCAGATGCTGCCGTATTTAGAAATAAAATAATGAATAAAAAATCTTTCAGCACACAAAAACTTGACAAACAAAAATGGACTCTGGCCCCATTCACAATGTATCTGGGCATTGACAAAAAGCTACCGGAACTGGAACACCACGCCTACTTTTTGGGAGATAACTTTAAAGAATATGCCAGCAAGATTTTCAAAAACAGCATATCGCTTGACAAGCCTTACTATTACGTAACCAATGTATCAAAATACAATGAAGAATGCGCTCCTGAAGGACAGGAAGCAGTATTTATTCTTTGTCCGGTACCTGATTTAAGATATAAGCCCGACTGGAGCGACCAGGAAGAGTTGGCTGACAATATCATAACCGATTTAGGAAACCGAATCAACACAGACATTAAGAATCACATTGTAAGCAAAACAATATATGCACCTCCTTTCTGGGAAAAAACATTTGGTTTACACAGAGGCAGCGGATTAGGCCTTGCCCACGACCTGAATCAAATTGGAGCCTTCAGGCCTTCCAATGCAGATGAAGATTATGATAATGTTTATTATGTGGGCTCATCAACAGTACCCGGAACAGGATTACCGATGGCCGTTATTAGTTCTAAATTAGTTGTTGAACGTATAGAAAAAGACTATGGACCTGTACACAAAAAACGCACTGCAGTGTAG
- a CDS encoding phytoene/squalene synthase family protein → MDLYTKNALQCSRKTTHNYSTSFSLGVRLLSRKYRMPIHGIYGFVRFADEIVDTFHEHDKKRLLKEFREDTYKAIEDKISTNPILHSFQHVVNKYGIDKEVIDAFLDSMQMDLSHEDYNSKTFKKYVYGSAEVVGLMCLRVFTENDPEEYDRLKEPAMKLGEAFQKINFLRDLRSDYIERSRSYFPQIDPASFSDADKAKIEEDIAIDFNEAYEGIKRLNKDSRLGVFLAYTYYKKLFVKIRQTKAKNIMSKRYRISNTRKMALLFKGYIKHKMNLI, encoded by the coding sequence ATGGACCTGTACACAAAAAACGCACTGCAGTGTAGCAGAAAAACCACGCACAATTACAGCACCTCTTTTTCTTTAGGGGTACGACTTCTGTCGAGAAAATACCGGATGCCCATTCATGGTATCTATGGTTTTGTGCGATTTGCTGATGAAATTGTTGATACATTTCATGAGCATGATAAAAAAAGATTATTGAAAGAGTTCAGGGAAGACACCTACAAGGCGATTGAAGATAAAATCAGTACCAACCCCATATTGCACAGCTTTCAACATGTAGTAAACAAATACGGCATTGATAAAGAGGTTATTGATGCGTTCCTGGATAGCATGCAAATGGATTTGAGCCATGAAGATTATAACAGCAAAACCTTTAAAAAATATGTGTACGGTTCTGCTGAAGTGGTAGGGCTTATGTGCCTTAGAGTTTTTACTGAAAACGATCCCGAAGAGTACGACAGGTTGAAAGAACCTGCAATGAAACTTGGAGAAGCATTTCAAAAAATTAATTTTCTTCGTGATTTACGAAGCGACTACATTGAAAGGAGCCGATCATATTTTCCGCAAATAGACCCTGCATCTTTTTCTGATGCCGACAAAGCTAAAATTGAAGAAGACATAGCAATTGATTTCAATGAAGCATATGAAGGAATTAAACGACTCAATAAAGATAGCCGGTTGGGAGTTTTTCTCGCGTATACCTATTACAAAAAACTATTCGTAAAAATCCGGCAAACAAAGGCAAAAAATATAATGTCGAAACGTTACAGAATATCAAATACCCGTAAAATGGCATTACTATTTAAAGGTTACATCAAACATAAAATGAACCTGATTTAA